In the Verrucomicrobiota bacterium genome, AGATGTCCATTAATCTCAGAGCCTCGCTCTTTATTCAACGAATCAAGAGCCAGGGTCGCTTTAAGGACTCCTTCTGAATCAGCTTCGGCTGTGGCTACTAAAAGATCTCTAATAAGGGCTGAAATTTCTTCTTCGATCATTACTTCTTATTATCTGGTGCGGTTATTAATAAATTGAATCTTATATACAAAAAAAATCTATCGGTGAGCTTGCAGAGTCTATTTGGCCTGAATACCTTTCAACCTTTTTTATTCTTAGAACTACTAAATGAAAAATCTCACGTTTGCAACTCAGTGGAATGCGAAGCTTATAGACCAATACTACGAAGACTGGGTCGAAGACCCCGCGTCCGTAGATTCTCACTGGCAAGCCTTCTTTGAAGGTTTTCAATTAGGCGAGTCGCGGGAAGCGAAACACATTAAGGAAGATGGCAGTCCCGGTTGGTTGGAGAAAGCAGCCAAACAAACCAGAGTAGATAGCCTTATCTATGCTTATCGTTCATTGGGTCACACCATAGCCAAAATTGATCCTCTGGGCCTACACAACCTGGTTCAACCCCGTTTGGAACTGGAGAATTTTAACTTATCCGAAGACGACCTCGAAGATACTTTCCAAACGGGACACCTCATTCATGAGCAATCGATGAAGTTGAAGAACATCATCGACCTATTAAAATGCATTTATTGTGGTTCGATTGGTGTCGAGTATGTGCATATTCAGGAAACCGAAGTTCGCCGGTGGATTCAGAATCGAATCGAGCCATCTCTAAACACTCCGCATTTTTCAGCAGAGAAAAAAAATCGTATTCTTACGAAAGTATTGGAAGCTGAGAGCTTTGAACGCTTTCTCCACACCAGGTACCTGGGGCAAAAACGCTTTTCGCTGGAAGGAGCTGAAACATTGATAGCGGCATTGGATGGGATCGTCCAACATTCACCCGTTGTCGGCGTCGAAGAAATAGTGATCGGCATGGCCCACCGAGGTCGCCTCAATGTATTAACGAATATTCTTCGCAAGTCGTACGAGTTTATTTTTGAGGAATTTTCCGAAAACTATATCGCCAATACCATTTTTGGAGATGGTGATGTAAAGTACCACCTCGGATTTCATTCCATGGTAACGACCCAAGCGGGTCCCCAGATTGAAATGCAAATCGCTGCAAACCCAAGTCACTTGGAAGCAGTTAATCCAGTTGTTCAAGGGAAGACGAGAGCAAGGCAACGGATCAGAGGAGATCTGGAACGCAAGAAGGTCTTACCCATTCTTATACACGGGGATGCGGCCTTCGCCGGCCAGGGGATCGTTGCAGAAACTCTAAACTTTTCGCAAGTCCAGGGTTATCGTACGGGAGGAACGATTCATATCATCGTTAATAATCAAATTGGGTTCACCACCCTGCCCCACGATTCTCGATCAAGCGCTTATGCAACAGACGTGGCCAAGATGATTGAAGCTCCGATTTTCCACGTGAATGGAGACGACCCTTCATCCGTCGTTATGGTTGTGGAACTAGCACTGGAATTTCGCCAAATTTTCCAACGAGACGTTGTGGTTGACATGTATTGTTACCGGAAACACGGCCATAATGAAACGGATGAACCAGCATTTACTCAACCAACGCTCTACAAAGAGATTAGCACCCACAAAAGCATTTCCCAGATAATGATCGAACAATTGGTCGCTGAAAAAACCTTATCAGAAAAAGAGGCGGCCCAGATTGAATCCAAGTTTCAGGAAACCTTGGAATCCGCGTTCAAATCTGTGAAACGCAATCGGGAAATCTCGGAAGAGAATCCGGAGAGTGCCGCTGAGTTTGAAGCT is a window encoding:
- a CDS encoding 2-oxoglutarate dehydrogenase E1 component, giving the protein MKNLTFATQWNAKLIDQYYEDWVEDPASVDSHWQAFFEGFQLGESREAKHIKEDGSPGWLEKAAKQTRVDSLIYAYRSLGHTIAKIDPLGLHNLVQPRLELENFNLSEDDLEDTFQTGHLIHEQSMKLKNIIDLLKCIYCGSIGVEYVHIQETEVRRWIQNRIEPSLNTPHFSAEKKNRILTKVLEAESFERFLHTRYLGQKRFSLEGAETLIAALDGIVQHSPVVGVEEIVIGMAHRGRLNVLTNILRKSYEFIFEEFSENYIANTIFGDGDVKYHLGFHSMVTTQAGPQIEMQIAANPSHLEAVNPVVQGKTRARQRIRGDLERKKVLPILIHGDAAFAGQGIVAETLNFSQVQGYRTGGTIHIIVNNQIGFTTLPHDSRSSAYATDVAKMIEAPIFHVNGDDPSSVVMVVELALEFRQIFQRDVVVDMYCYRKHGHNETDEPAFTQPTLYKEISTHKSISQIMIEQLVAEKTLSEKEAAQIESKFQETLESAFKSVKRNREISEENPESAAEFEALKNERKRLKETGTYYSFNPVPTSVKKDLLQKVVHGLTTVPESFNVNPKIKRLIEGRRKAWDEKLNIDWAYAESLAFGTLLVENTPVRLSGQDSRRGTFSQRHSVFYDVRDRERFIPLKNLDKDQAQFCVYNSTLSEAAILGFDYGYSQDFPQMLCLWEAQFGDFVNGAQVIIDQFITASESKWQRVSGIVMLLPHGYEGQGPEHSSARLERFLQACAENNIQVCNLSTPAQYFHVLRRQMRREFQKPLVIMAPKSMLRNKDAVSTFSELEEAVFEEILDDAAAPKSPKRIILCSGKIYWDLYNYRIDHNIEDTAIIRIEQLYPLHKDRLIELAKKYQSAETIVWCQEEPQNMGAYTFIEPRLELIFEKKISYSGRSSGASTAVGSLALHKFEQSELIEKAFNL